Proteins from a genomic interval of Micromonospora sp. NBC_00389:
- a CDS encoding sensor histidine kinase: MTRPEDPPIRMRLVALAVVLLTLWSYAAYLTSQDAADLLRVRALADTLGQPIDRLILSLQAERRLTAETRAGAGLPATALGGAREGTDRAAAEVRAFTEGTDLRLLTAGAVRDRADELVRRLNGLGTIRSQVDAEQLDPAEAVDGYDQLVDVAFDVYGPEWGAYESELAADTRAVIALARARELLAREDTLVSAALTGDPVDADQRRRLAELISNQRYARAEATAGLPVDGRGEHQGLTAGPRFAGLLALEDMLLRAGSANALSGITMADWRAAADDALGALHELVTTTARSSVERATPGAAVVVARTGAVVGLGLIAVIAVLLSWAGTVRRLTEGLARSGTDRDRRQPPGGLAEPGGTALTRPDVAAEVHSPVPARDASAAERTQDLFLRVTRRNQVLLRDQLNLLDGMQRRERAAEEADELFQLDHLTTRVRRNVEKLIALAGATPARRWRRPVPLLDIARGAVAEAPEYHRVLIAPHWPWSLAGPAVTDVIHLLAELIENALAFSSTDTTVRVAGEHRPQGCAVVVVDDGPGLDATALAEANHLLGNPPPNGPPVGPAGLYTAALLAARCGARISLRPSQRGGTAAIVLLPAGLVTVTGAGGGRAGTGDGTATSPPGLAYPPARGGADAADPSGHGELPMRIRQPGPTGRETGGAGPETVELPVARATRRHR; the protein is encoded by the coding sequence GTGACGCGGCCCGAGGACCCGCCGATCCGGATGAGGCTCGTCGCGCTGGCGGTCGTGCTGCTCACGCTCTGGTCGTACGCGGCCTACCTGACCAGCCAGGACGCCGCCGACCTGCTCCGGGTGCGGGCCCTGGCGGACACCCTGGGCCAGCCGATTGACCGGCTGATCCTGAGCCTGCAGGCCGAACGCCGGCTCACCGCCGAGACGAGGGCCGGAGCCGGGCTACCGGCGACCGCGCTGGGCGGGGCACGCGAGGGGACCGACCGGGCCGCGGCCGAGGTCCGCGCGTTCACCGAGGGCACCGACCTCCGGCTGCTCACCGCCGGCGCGGTCCGCGACCGGGCCGACGAGCTGGTCCGGCGGCTGAACGGACTGGGCACCATCCGGTCCCAGGTGGACGCCGAGCAACTCGACCCGGCCGAGGCGGTCGACGGGTACGACCAGCTCGTCGATGTCGCATTCGACGTGTACGGCCCCGAGTGGGGCGCGTACGAGAGCGAGCTGGCCGCCGACACCCGTGCGGTGATCGCGCTGGCCCGCGCCCGCGAACTGCTCGCCCGGGAGGACACCCTGGTCAGCGCCGCCCTGACCGGTGACCCGGTCGACGCCGACCAGCGGCGTCGTCTGGCCGAACTGATCAGCAACCAGCGGTACGCACGCGCCGAGGCGACCGCCGGGCTGCCCGTCGACGGTCGGGGCGAGCACCAGGGGCTCACGGCGGGCCCCCGATTCGCCGGCCTGCTCGCCCTGGAGGACATGCTGCTGCGGGCAGGCAGCGCCAACGCCCTGAGCGGGATCACCATGGCGGATTGGCGGGCCGCTGCGGACGACGCCCTCGGCGCGCTGCACGAGTTGGTGACGACCACCGCGCGGAGCAGTGTCGAGCGGGCCACGCCGGGTGCGGCCGTGGTCGTGGCGCGTACCGGCGCGGTGGTGGGGCTCGGACTCATCGCGGTGATCGCGGTCCTGTTGAGCTGGGCCGGCACGGTCCGCCGGTTGACCGAAGGGTTGGCCCGGTCGGGCACCGACCGCGATCGGCGGCAGCCACCGGGTGGCCTGGCGGAGCCGGGCGGCACCGCGCTGACCCGCCCCGACGTCGCGGCGGAGGTCCACTCCCCGGTCCCGGCCCGGGATGCCTCGGCGGCGGAGCGCACCCAGGACCTGTTCCTGCGGGTGACCCGACGCAACCAGGTCCTGCTGCGCGACCAGCTCAACCTGCTGGACGGCATGCAGCGGCGGGAGCGGGCCGCCGAGGAGGCCGACGAGCTGTTCCAGCTCGACCACCTCACCACGCGGGTCCGGCGCAACGTGGAGAAGCTGATCGCCCTCGCCGGTGCGACCCCGGCCCGCCGATGGCGGCGCCCGGTGCCACTGCTCGACATCGCGCGCGGCGCGGTCGCCGAGGCGCCGGAGTACCACCGGGTCCTGATCGCGCCGCACTGGCCGTGGTCGCTCGCGGGTCCCGCCGTCACGGACGTCATCCACCTGCTGGCCGAGCTGATCGAGAACGCCCTCGCCTTCTCGTCGACGGACACCACCGTCCGGGTCGCCGGTGAGCACCGGCCGCAGGGCTGCGCGGTCGTGGTCGTCGACGACGGGCCTGGCCTCGACGCGACCGCGCTGGCCGAGGCGAACCACCTGCTCGGCAACCCGCCACCGAACGGCCCGCCCGTCGGGCCGGCGGGGCTGTACACCGCCGCCCTGCTCGCCGCCCGCTGTGGCGCCCGGATCTCGCTGCGTCCCAGCCAGCGCGGCGGGACGGCGGCGATCGTGCTGCTCCCGGCCGGGTTGGTCACGGTGACCGGTGCCGGTGGTGGCCGGGCCGGCACCGGCGACGGAACGGCCACGTCGCCCCCCGGCCTCGCGTACCCGCCGGCCCGGGGCGGAGCCGACGCGGCCGACCCGAGCGGCCACGGCGAGCTGCCGATGCGGATCCGCCAACCCGGGCCGACCGGCCGCGAAACCGGCGGCGCCGGCCCCGAGACCGTCGAACTGCCGGTAGCAAGAGCAACAAGGAGACATCGATGA
- a CDS encoding helix-turn-helix transcriptional regulator, with protein MIMNDVAESRLVLGKGPKALLDMVSEDPTGPLTVGLAGPGGHGKTALLAELARLHRRAGIAVRTGAPEPGEQVDPDALLLVDDAHLLDDARLGALLRLVSTRRHRLVVAHRPWPRSAALMELADALRRDGQAVLLTPFTGEQTAAYLAAAPELSRRSDLVDFVHTQTGGVPRDVERLARGLRGPECPAGTTVEPPRAVVLEFGPDLEVLPSDVRRLMLAVAAGVPLPVSMLGALLGQEPEAVDELIAMTRGAGLLGADGRLAPIVRRAVTALSPANDRAAVWRRLTELQLARGGAVLPLVRSLLAAGVLGDCPASTLAAAAEEALADEPAFAAELFAGATAAGRPANARQALAAALAGNLDDALRLADRLLSATAPADRTEAAMVSATALAHRGHVGRSVELYRWSGTASSVAFATVGGLASGDLTAVAEPAADGPAGEPPTLHASAARLMADGVRESVTGPPTAALSALVQAAALLEPAGRAALLPDSPAALAALTAVHCGELEIAERVLHRALVAGVGGPLMARRHRLLQAWILMVRGQTHAAAERLAAVTVDGRPLESRDLLFAAALRMGIGRRNSDLGALTRGWGQALEAVVRHPVDLFTLLPLGELAIAGARLGDLARLDPYLREGRSLLGRLGGPALWSIPLHWSGLHAAILTDEPAVADEHVTALLAAAGHSRYAAVVAAAAESWVEVLRGVVDPVRVEAAARGLHDTGLCWDGARLAGQAAIRTSDRRAMTTLLECARVLQGRPAGGNGGQRPAAGESTAQVADAIAGPTQQGLSDREYEVAELVLAGLTYREIGDRLFISAKTVEHHVARMRNRLNCANRAELLALLRTVVADRASNAAGQPWPQRSAR; from the coding sequence ATGATCATGAATGACGTCGCCGAATCCAGGCTGGTCCTGGGCAAGGGTCCGAAGGCCCTGCTGGACATGGTCTCGGAGGACCCGACCGGCCCGCTCACCGTTGGTCTGGCCGGGCCGGGCGGCCACGGCAAGACCGCACTGCTCGCGGAGCTGGCGCGGCTCCACCGGCGGGCCGGGATCGCCGTGCGCACGGGCGCTCCGGAGCCGGGCGAACAGGTCGACCCCGACGCGCTGCTGCTGGTCGACGACGCCCACCTGCTCGACGACGCCCGGCTCGGGGCGCTGCTGCGCCTGGTGTCCACCCGTCGCCACCGCCTCGTGGTCGCCCACCGCCCGTGGCCCCGGTCGGCGGCCCTCATGGAGTTGGCCGACGCCCTGCGCCGGGACGGGCAGGCGGTGCTGCTCACCCCGTTCACCGGGGAGCAGACCGCCGCCTACCTCGCCGCCGCGCCGGAGCTGAGCAGGCGGAGCGACCTGGTCGACTTCGTACACACGCAGACCGGCGGCGTGCCCCGTGACGTCGAGCGGCTGGCCCGCGGACTGCGCGGGCCGGAGTGCCCGGCGGGCACCACGGTCGAGCCACCCCGGGCCGTCGTCCTTGAGTTCGGACCGGACCTGGAGGTGCTGCCCTCCGACGTCCGCCGACTGATGCTCGCCGTCGCGGCGGGCGTGCCGCTGCCGGTGAGCATGCTCGGCGCGCTCCTCGGTCAGGAGCCGGAGGCGGTCGACGAACTGATCGCCATGACCAGGGGAGCCGGGCTGCTCGGCGCCGACGGCCGGCTCGCGCCGATCGTCCGGCGAGCCGTCACCGCGCTCAGCCCGGCCAACGATCGCGCCGCGGTCTGGCGGCGGCTCACCGAATTGCAGCTCGCGCGGGGCGGCGCGGTGCTGCCGCTGGTCCGCTCCCTGCTCGCGGCCGGCGTGCTCGGCGACTGCCCGGCCTCGACGCTGGCAGCCGCCGCGGAGGAGGCGCTGGCCGACGAGCCAGCCTTCGCCGCCGAACTGTTCGCTGGCGCCACGGCGGCCGGGCGGCCGGCGAACGCGCGGCAGGCGCTCGCCGCCGCGCTAGCCGGCAACCTCGACGACGCCCTGCGGCTGGCCGACCGGCTGCTGAGCGCGACCGCTCCGGCCGACCGCACGGAGGCCGCCATGGTGTCCGCGACCGCCCTGGCGCACCGCGGTCACGTCGGTCGCAGCGTGGAGCTGTACCGGTGGTCGGGCACCGCGTCGTCGGTGGCATTCGCCACCGTCGGCGGGCTCGCCTCCGGTGACCTGACCGCCGTCGCCGAACCGGCGGCGGACGGCCCGGCCGGCGAACCGCCCACGCTGCACGCCAGCGCCGCCCGGCTGATGGCCGACGGGGTACGGGAGAGCGTCACTGGCCCGCCGACAGCCGCGCTCTCCGCGCTCGTGCAGGCCGCCGCGCTGCTGGAGCCGGCCGGGCGGGCGGCACTCCTGCCGGACAGCCCGGCCGCGCTGGCCGCCTTGACCGCGGTGCACTGCGGCGAGCTGGAGATCGCCGAGCGGGTGCTGCACCGGGCCCTGGTGGCCGGTGTCGGCGGCCCGCTGATGGCCCGCCGTCACCGGCTGTTGCAGGCCTGGATCCTGATGGTCCGGGGCCAGACGCACGCCGCAGCCGAACGCCTCGCCGCGGTGACGGTCGACGGGCGCCCGTTGGAGTCACGCGACCTGCTCTTCGCCGCCGCGCTCCGGATGGGCATCGGCCGGCGCAACAGCGACCTCGGGGCGCTCACGCGTGGCTGGGGGCAGGCGCTGGAGGCGGTGGTCCGGCACCCCGTCGACCTGTTCACGCTGCTGCCGCTGGGCGAGCTCGCCATCGCCGGCGCCCGGCTGGGTGACCTGGCCCGACTGGACCCGTACCTGCGGGAGGGCCGGTCGCTGCTGGGCCGACTCGGCGGGCCGGCACTGTGGAGCATCCCGCTGCACTGGAGTGGGCTGCACGCCGCGATCCTGACCGACGAGCCGGCGGTCGCCGACGAACACGTCACCGCCCTCCTCGCCGCCGCGGGCCACAGCCGGTACGCCGCCGTGGTCGCCGCGGCCGCCGAGAGCTGGGTGGAGGTGCTCCGGGGCGTGGTCGACCCGGTCCGGGTGGAGGCCGCCGCCCGAGGGCTGCACGACACCGGACTGTGCTGGGACGGCGCCCGCCTCGCCGGGCAGGCAGCGATCCGGACCTCGGACCGGCGGGCGATGACCACCCTGCTGGAATGCGCCCGGGTTCTGCAGGGCCGGCCGGCCGGCGGCAACGGCGGGCAGCGACCCGCAGCCGGCGAGAGCACCGCCCAGGTCGCCGACGCCATCGCCGGCCCCACCCAACAGGGGCTCAGCGACCGCGAGTACGAGGTGGCCGAGTTGGTGCTGGCCGGGCTGACCTATCGGGAGATCGGCGACCGACTCTTCATCTCGGCCAAGACCGTGGAGCACCACGTGGCCCGGATGCGCAACCGACTGAACTGCGCCAACCGCGCGGAGCTGCTGGCTCTGCTGCGCACCGTCGTCGCCGACCGTGCCAGCAACGCGGCCGGGCAGCCGTGGCCGCAACGGTCGGCCCGATGA
- a CDS encoding IniB N-terminal domain-containing protein: protein MDSHQTLHDFVLDLLTNPDARSAFDLDPEGALNAAGLTDITAADVQDVVPLVVDYAPGQGLAPLAPVGQLGFDPLVTDATDAVGQLQSVAQQISITSSPTGLDVKAGVLGAIAVDPATLAAGVTVLPGIGLGVGPNGLDTDLTGVNDVAHTLDADVVAPVDGIADPLLGDVTGTVGNPAGVLGTTDPSLLGGDLTGGLLSGTTGQLDGVVGSLGVGDTLGGLGLGDGGGVGGVVPPVDVPSVVGGVTHQVDGLLPGVTGTVGDVTGGVTGGVLGDSHDGGHASSDNGLLGITGGLL from the coding sequence ATGGACTCGCACCAGACCCTTCACGACTTCGTGCTCGACCTGCTGACGAACCCGGACGCGCGGTCGGCGTTCGACCTCGACCCGGAGGGTGCACTGAACGCCGCGGGGCTGACCGACATCACCGCCGCCGACGTGCAGGACGTGGTTCCGCTCGTGGTCGACTACGCCCCGGGGCAGGGTCTCGCGCCGCTGGCTCCGGTCGGGCAGCTCGGGTTCGACCCGCTGGTGACCGACGCCACTGACGCGGTCGGCCAACTGCAGAGCGTGGCGCAGCAGATCAGCATCACCAGCTCTCCCACCGGCCTGGACGTCAAGGCCGGCGTGCTGGGCGCCATCGCCGTCGACCCGGCGACTCTCGCCGCCGGGGTCACCGTGCTGCCCGGGATCGGCCTGGGCGTCGGTCCGAACGGCCTCGACACCGACCTCACGGGTGTGAACGACGTGGCGCACACCCTCGACGCCGACGTGGTGGCGCCGGTGGACGGCATCGCCGACCCGCTGCTCGGTGACGTCACCGGCACGGTCGGCAACCCGGCCGGCGTGCTCGGCACCACCGACCCGAGCCTGCTCGGTGGCGACCTGACCGGTGGTCTCCTCTCCGGCACCACCGGTCAGCTCGACGGTGTCGTCGGCTCGCTCGGTGTCGGCGACACCCTTGGCGGGCTGGGCCTGGGTGACGGTGGCGGCGTCGGCGGCGTGGTCCCGCCGGTCGACGTGCCGTCCGTGGTGGGCGGCGTGACGCACCAGGTGGACGGGCTTCTCCCCGGTGTCACCGGCACGGTCGGTGACGTGACCGGTGGAGTCACCGGCGGCGTGCTCGGCGACTCGCACGACGGGGGGCACGCCTCGTCGGACAACGGACTGCTGGGCATCACCGGCGGTCTGCTCTGA
- a CDS encoding roadblock/LC7 domain-containing protein produces MTHAVATSDSLTGALDRLVDRVPGAEFAVVLSPDGLPLGGSRHVEAKLAEQISGVVAGLLALGQAATRTCEAGGLRQIVVQMSRSFLFIATIRNGTILTVRIAGDDAEVGDMAYEVALFVGQAERHLPVRLVPASSATSGDTGVHHRHG; encoded by the coding sequence ATGACGCATGCAGTGGCCACCAGCGACAGCCTGACCGGCGCCCTGGACCGCCTGGTCGACCGGGTACCCGGCGCGGAGTTCGCCGTGGTGCTCTCTCCGGACGGGCTGCCGCTCGGCGGTTCCCGGCATGTCGAGGCGAAGCTGGCCGAACAGATCTCCGGTGTGGTCGCCGGCCTGCTGGCGTTGGGGCAGGCCGCCACCCGGACGTGCGAGGCGGGCGGGCTGCGTCAGATCGTGGTGCAGATGTCGCGGTCGTTCCTGTTCATCGCCACCATCCGGAACGGGACCATCCTCACCGTTCGGATTGCCGGTGACGACGCCGAGGTCGGCGACATGGCGTACGAGGTGGCGCTCTTCGTGGGGCAGGCCGAAAGGCACCTGCCGGTCCGCCTGGTACCGGCCTCCTCGGCGACGAGCGGGGACACTGGTGTACACCACCGGCACGGCTGA
- a CDS encoding dynamin family protein, translating to MAGIWLDVLDEIARTCHTHGRGDLLQTVRQRRTQLLDPKLRVLVIGEPNQGKSQLINAIINAPACPVGDGRTTVLPTVVQHADVTSAAVVQAPPPAPGRPAGAAPAAIVERTPVALNQVAAGVAGTIGRRPGGGPVYVEIGLPRALLGGGLVLVDTPGTDEIAVLGSVAPVAAPSRADTVLLVSDSTRELSVTELNMLLHVMRSHPNVVVVQSKTDLVADWRAVAERNRQHLADAGVPVPLIPVSAALRLRAAAADDRSLNAESGFPALIARLQRDLAGKSDQLARASVQGVARTVVEQLAAPLRAELATQEAEVQSGPISRLHAAQREVDELRRCTTRWQNTLTDEMADLLSDIEYDLRDRTRQILRTVDEAFDTADPLVAWDTFQDWLERSLVEAAEANHEWLIQRCDWIARRVAANFTRYGYDVLPPWSMTMPEDFGDRLPELERPRIDRFTTGQKLFTGMKGSYGGMLMFGLATTLAGMPMINPVSVGIGALFGGKSIRDEGKQLLRRRQATAKTAIQRHVDDFFVQMIRDCRDAARQVQRMLRDHFTGLTEELQEAIVQSFRSAKQEADTDAALREQRQREIRLRMTRLAALYEQAQQLSGARPAPVLLEPRA from the coding sequence ATGGCGGGGATCTGGTTGGACGTGCTGGACGAGATCGCCCGCACGTGCCACACACACGGACGTGGCGACCTGCTCCAGACGGTGCGGCAGAGGCGTACCCAACTGCTGGACCCGAAGCTCCGCGTCCTGGTCATCGGCGAACCGAACCAGGGCAAGAGCCAGCTGATCAACGCGATCATCAACGCGCCGGCCTGCCCGGTCGGCGACGGGCGTACCACCGTTCTCCCAACCGTGGTGCAGCACGCCGACGTCACCTCCGCCGCCGTGGTCCAGGCGCCCCCACCGGCCCCGGGCCGGCCTGCCGGCGCCGCGCCCGCGGCGATCGTCGAGCGAACCCCGGTGGCACTCAACCAGGTCGCCGCTGGGGTGGCCGGCACGATCGGGCGTCGGCCCGGTGGCGGCCCGGTGTACGTCGAGATCGGACTGCCCCGCGCCCTGCTCGGTGGCGGACTGGTGCTGGTGGACACTCCGGGCACCGACGAGATCGCTGTGCTCGGCAGCGTCGCCCCGGTCGCCGCTCCCAGCCGCGCGGACACCGTGCTGCTGGTCTCCGACTCCACTCGGGAACTCTCGGTCACCGAACTGAACATGCTGCTGCACGTCATGCGTTCGCATCCGAACGTGGTCGTGGTGCAGAGCAAGACCGATCTCGTGGCGGACTGGCGCGCGGTCGCCGAGCGCAACCGGCAACACCTGGCGGACGCCGGCGTCCCGGTGCCGCTGATCCCGGTCTCGGCGGCGCTGCGGCTGCGCGCTGCCGCGGCCGACGACCGCAGTCTCAATGCCGAGTCCGGCTTTCCCGCGCTGATCGCCCGCTTGCAGCGGGACCTGGCCGGCAAGTCCGACCAACTGGCCCGGGCCTCGGTGCAGGGGGTGGCCCGGACGGTGGTGGAGCAGTTGGCCGCGCCGCTGCGCGCCGAGCTGGCGACCCAGGAGGCCGAGGTGCAGTCCGGGCCGATCTCCCGGCTGCACGCGGCCCAGCGTGAGGTGGACGAGCTGCGCCGCTGCACCACCCGGTGGCAGAACACCCTCACCGACGAGATGGCCGACCTGCTCTCCGACATCGAGTACGACCTGCGCGACCGGACCCGGCAGATCCTGCGCACGGTGGACGAGGCGTTTGACACGGCCGATCCGTTGGTCGCCTGGGACACCTTCCAGGACTGGCTGGAGCGAAGCCTGGTGGAGGCGGCGGAGGCGAACCACGAGTGGCTGATCCAGCGCTGCGACTGGATCGCCCGCCGGGTGGCCGCCAACTTCACCCGGTACGGCTACGACGTGCTGCCGCCGTGGTCGATGACGATGCCGGAGGATTTCGGCGACCGCCTGCCAGAGCTGGAACGTCCGAGGATCGACCGGTTCACCACTGGGCAGAAGCTGTTCACCGGCATGAAGGGCTCGTACGGCGGCATGCTGATGTTCGGTCTGGCGACCACGCTGGCCGGAATGCCGATGATCAATCCGGTCTCGGTCGGCATCGGCGCGCTCTTCGGCGGCAAGAGCATCCGCGACGAGGGCAAGCAGTTGCTCCGGCGCCGGCAGGCGACCGCCAAGACGGCGATTCAGCGGCATGTCGACGACTTCTTCGTCCAGATGATCAGAGACTGTCGGGACGCCGCCCGGCAGGTGCAGCGGATGCTGCGGGACCACTTCACCGGGCTGACCGAGGAGTTGCAGGAGGCCATCGTCCAGTCCTTCCGCAGCGCGAAGCAGGAGGCTGACACCGATGCCGCCCTGCGCGAGCAGCGGCAGCGCGAGATCCGGCTGAGGATGACCCGGTTGGCCGCGCTCTACGAGCAGGCTCAGCAGCTGAGCGGTGCCCGCCCCGCCCCGGTGCTGTTGGAACCCCGGGCATGA
- a CDS encoding Hsp70 family protein, whose translation MPYVLGIDIGNTNTAAAVARRHGTTWTRPEAVPLNADSALVPSVLYLSTDGSLHIGEPATDDGSRTTRDFVRRIGDDVPLLLGGEPCAPQTLAAELATWVVEQVYAVEGGPAEAIVLSHPAGWRPYRRELLHRALFDLGLRNVTLLPHTVTVAESHAAHGFAGTTAAVYALGGNSFEAALVRRTPRGTYESFGTPQGLDQIGGADFDEVLAGHVRSVLARELATTARRDTNAALRGLRSECDRVKCELTVDLAADVVLTLPTGPARIPVTRAQFEDMIRPTVQATVDLLLRTVCGAGLKPAHLDGVLLAGGSARIPLVTELITAALPVPVEVEPDSQLTAATGAARAACQVVSPRPRRPDPVREPAPVSGAGRAAIPAPRRPHHDNTVPGDPPPRPPVRVLPLELPKASRLALALSRGREG comes from the coding sequence ATGCCTTACGTCCTGGGGATAGACATCGGAAACACCAACACGGCCGCTGCAGTCGCGCGGCGACACGGCACGACCTGGACGCGCCCCGAGGCGGTGCCGCTGAACGCCGACTCGGCTCTCGTACCGTCGGTGTTGTACCTGTCGACGGACGGTTCGCTGCACATCGGCGAGCCCGCGACCGACGACGGCAGCCGCACCACACGGGACTTCGTCCGGCGGATCGGCGACGACGTGCCCCTGCTGCTCGGCGGCGAGCCGTGCGCACCGCAGACGCTGGCCGCCGAGCTGGCAACGTGGGTGGTCGAGCAGGTGTACGCCGTGGAGGGCGGCCCGGCCGAGGCGATCGTGCTCAGCCACCCGGCGGGCTGGCGCCCGTACCGGCGGGAGTTGCTGCACCGGGCGCTGTTCGACCTCGGCCTGCGCAACGTGACGCTGCTGCCCCACACGGTCACGGTGGCCGAGAGCCACGCGGCGCACGGGTTCGCGGGCACCACGGCCGCCGTCTACGCACTGGGTGGAAACAGCTTCGAGGCGGCACTGGTGCGGCGCACGCCGCGGGGCACGTACGAGAGCTTCGGCACGCCCCAGGGCCTCGACCAGATCGGCGGCGCCGACTTCGACGAGGTGCTGGCCGGGCACGTACGCAGCGTGCTGGCCCGGGAGTTGGCCACCACCGCACGCCGGGACACCAACGCCGCCCTGCGGGGGCTCCGGTCGGAGTGTGACCGGGTCAAGTGTGAGCTGACCGTCGATCTGGCAGCCGACGTGGTGCTGACCCTGCCGACCGGGCCGGCGCGGATACCGGTGACCCGGGCGCAGTTCGAGGACATGATCCGCCCGACGGTGCAGGCCACCGTCGACCTCCTGCTCCGGACCGTGTGCGGCGCCGGCCTGAAGCCGGCCCACCTCGACGGCGTCCTGCTCGCCGGCGGCTCCGCCCGCATCCCGCTCGTCACCGAGCTGATCACCGCAGCTCTCCCGGTCCCCGTCGAGGTGGAACCGGACTCGCAACTGACCGCCGCCACCGGGGCCGCGAGGGCGGCCTGCCAGGTGGTGTCGCCGCGCCCCCGCCGGCCGGACCCGGTACGCGAACCGGCGCCGGTCAGCGGCGCCGGCCGGGCCGCCATCCCGGCGCCGCGCCGCCCCCACCACGACAACACCGTTCCGGGCGATCCGCCACCTCGACCCCCGGTGCGGGTTCTCCCACTGGAACTGCCGAAGGCGTCCCGCCTGGCGCTGGCCCTCAGCCGGGGACGCGAAGGATGA
- a CDS encoding cellulose binding domain-containing protein — MPATPPQPRRTAAIILLDRIVAIAAAVRRALPGRGDGSRATWVALIAALGVLVATAVSIIGVLRTPERLAPVTLAPPPSAEQVGTPQVGTPRAQARPAATSPTRSTPPPAPSTTEPSTSAPAPTASAAAPTPAALRGDFAIAENALLSYGAAVTISNPGPVPVTRWTLVVTLPRDSLRVTSVEGARASQNGAVWTFVPDGSAGQVAGSASVQVTFRVNGSTVGSAPTACTIDGVACTGLPD, encoded by the coding sequence GTGCCGGCAACTCCGCCCCAGCCACGGCGTACCGCGGCGATCATTCTGCTGGACCGGATCGTGGCCATCGCCGCGGCCGTACGGCGGGCGCTCCCCGGTCGCGGCGACGGCTCGCGGGCCACCTGGGTGGCCCTGATCGCGGCGCTCGGGGTGCTGGTCGCGACTGCGGTCTCCATCATCGGGGTGCTGCGCACGCCGGAGCGGCTGGCACCGGTGACCCTCGCCCCGCCGCCGTCCGCCGAGCAGGTGGGCACGCCGCAGGTCGGTACGCCCCGGGCGCAGGCGAGACCGGCGGCCACCAGCCCGACGAGGTCCACTCCCCCGCCAGCCCCGTCCACCACCGAACCGTCGACCAGCGCCCCCGCACCGACCGCCTCGGCGGCCGCACCCACGCCGGCCGCCCTGCGCGGCGACTTTGCCATCGCGGAGAACGCCCTGCTCAGCTACGGCGCCGCCGTGACGATCAGCAATCCCGGACCGGTGCCGGTGACGCGGTGGACGCTCGTCGTCACCCTGCCCAGGGATTCGCTGCGGGTCACGTCGGTCGAGGGCGCTCGGGCCAGCCAGAACGGAGCGGTGTGGACGTTCGTACCGGACGGCAGCGCCGGACAGGTGGCCGGCAGCGCTTCGGTGCAGGTGACGTTCCGGGTCAACGGCTCGACGGTCGGCTCCGCCCCCACGGCGTGCACCATCGACGGGGTCGCGTGCACCGGTCTGCCCGACTGA
- a CDS encoding DUF742 domain-containing protein: MYTTGTADEAWYDDDAGPVARPYTMTGGRTAPERGQFDLISLVVARRAATPDAPLFPEQARIVELCHHPLSVAEVGAELDLPLGTVRVLLSDLLAAGLIETHQPPSLSELPSEDLLEAILVGLRAL, from the coding sequence GTGTACACCACCGGCACGGCTGACGAGGCGTGGTACGACGACGACGCCGGCCCGGTGGCCCGCCCCTACACGATGACCGGCGGGCGCACCGCACCCGAGCGCGGGCAGTTCGATCTGATCTCACTGGTCGTCGCCCGGCGGGCGGCCACGCCTGACGCACCGCTCTTCCCCGAACAGGCGCGGATCGTCGAGCTGTGTCACCATCCACTGTCGGTGGCTGAGGTCGGCGCCGAGCTGGATCTGCCCCTGGGCACCGTCCGGGTACTGCTCAGCGACCTGCTGGCGGCCGGGCTGATCGAGACGCACCAACCGCCGTCGCTGTCGGAGCTGCCGTCCGAGGACCTGCTTGAGGCGATACTCGTCGGGCTTCGCGCGCTGTAG